One Helicobacter pylori NCTC 11637 = CCUG 17874 = ATCC 43504 = JCM 12093 genomic window, AATATTTAATCCTTTCTAACAGTGCATCAAATTCCATATTAGCGTTTTCTTTCACTAACATAAGGCCTTTTTCTATCAAGTTATCAAACCCTAAAAGCGCGCTAGCGAAATGCTTGTTTAAATGCGTTTTGTCAAAATTCGTGTGCATGCTGATGACTGAAACGTTTTTTTGGATTAAGATTTTTAAAATATTGCCCGGATAAGCCTCATCGTTAAGCGTTTTTAAGGGCTTGAAAATTAAAGGGTGGTGCGTGATGATTAGGGCGTTTTTGGGAGCGTTTAGAGCGATTTTAAGCGTGATTTCTAAACATGCGACAATCTCACTAAACTCATGGTTTTCACTCCCCACATTCAACCCGCTATTATCCCACAATTCTTGAAGTTCAAAAGGCGAAAGGCGATTCAAAACTCCCAACACTTCCTTAACTAACGCCATTTTAAGCCTTTGTTAAAGCGTTTTTTAAGCGCTCTTCTCTCTCTTCTTCTTGCTCTTTATAAAGAAGTGCGCACCATTTGGCTAAATCCCTGATTTGTAAAATATAATTTTGCCTTTCAGCCACCGAAATCGCTTTTCTGGCGTCTAAAATATTGAAAAAATGCGAGCATAGCATCACGAAATCATAAGCCGGCAGCGGGAGCTTGTTTTTTAAGCAATGCAAGGCTTCGGCTTGGGCGTTTTTAAACATTTCTAATAGCCTTTTCACGCTCGCTATTTCAAAATGATACTTGCTGAATTGGTATTCGCTTTCTAAATGCACTTGCGCGTAACGCACGCTGTCATGATTTTTTTTAGCCCATTCAATCTCTAGGATATTTTCCACTTTTTGCACATACATCGCCAATCTTTCTAAGCCGTAAGTGATCTCCACCGGGATAGGGTTGCAAGGAATGCCCCCCACTTGCTGGAAATAAGTGAATTGCGTAACTTCCATGCCATCAAGCCACACTTCCCAGCCAAGCCCCCATGCCCCCAAAGTCGGACTCTCCCAATTGTCTTCTACAAATCGTATATCATGCTCATTAAGGTTTATCCCTAACACTTCTAAGCTTTTTAAATAGAGTTCTTGAATATTAGAAGGGCTTGGCTTGATAACTACCTGAAATTGGTAATAACTCCCCAAGCGGTTAGGGTTTTCCCCATAGCGCCCATCAGTAGGCCTTCTAGAGGGCGCGACATACGCCACATTCCATGGCTTTTTATCCAAACTCCTTAAAAGCGTGGCCGGATGGAATGTCCCAGCTCCTGCAGGAATATCATAAGGCTGGATCACCAAACAGCCTTGATTCTTCCAATACTCTTGTAATTTTAATAATAAACTTGAAAAATCTTGCATGTTCTCTTTCCTTTTAAGCGCGTCTGATCAAATCGTTCATGCTCTCTAGCACACTCTTACCCTTTAAAAGCAAGGCTAATTCGCTCGCAATGGGCGTATAAATGCCGTATTTTCTAGCGATTTCCACAATGGCGTTGGTCGTTTTCACCCCTTCAGCCACTTCGCCTAATTCTTCTAAAACCACCTCTAAAGGCTTGTTTTGGGCTAGCCCCAAGCCCACACGATAATTCCTAGATAAAATAGAATTAGCGGTTAAAAACAAATCCCCAGCCCCAGAAAGCCCTAAAAAAGTCTCTGTCTTGCCCCCAAAGAACGC contains:
- a CDS encoding Nif3-like dinuclear metal center hexameric protein, giving the protein MALVKEVLGVLNRLSPFELQELWDNSGLNVGSENHEFSEIVACLEITLKIALNAPKNALIITHHPLIFKPLKTLNDEAYPGNILKILIQKNVSVISMHTNFDKTHLNKHFASALLGFDNLIEKGLMLVKENANMEFDALLERIKYSLGVGQLAYVKSSQMIKDLAFVCGSGASMFSSLKAQSCLITGDVKYHDAMIAQSLGISLIDATHYYSERGFALIVAEILHSFNYLVTIENFKNPLQII
- the glyQ gene encoding glycine--tRNA ligase subunit alpha gives rise to the protein MQDFSSLLLKLQEYWKNQGCLVIQPYDIPAGAGTFHPATLLRSLDKKPWNVAYVAPSRRPTDGRYGENPNRLGSYYQFQVVIKPSPSNIQELYLKSLEVLGINLNEHDIRFVEDNWESPTLGAWGLGWEVWLDGMEVTQFTYFQQVGGIPCNPIPVEITYGLERLAMYVQKVENILEIEWAKKNHDSVRYAQVHLESEYQFSKYHFEIASVKRLLEMFKNAQAEALHCLKNKLPLPAYDFVMLCSHFFNILDARKAISVAERQNYILQIRDLAKWCALLYKEQEEEREERLKNALTKA